A DNA window from Tachysurus fulvidraco isolate hzauxx_2018 chromosome 4, HZAU_PFXX_2.0, whole genome shotgun sequence contains the following coding sequences:
- the kcnf1b gene encoding potassium voltage-gated channel subfamily F member 1: MWTLPKPGYRDGAEKQIAVNVGGVRLALRGDMLDRYPESRLAELARCTTRSFDAISSLCDDYEPAKGEFYFDRDPDSFKCIVEVYYFGEVHMKKGICPMCFMKEMEFWRIDSSCLDECCKSNVREKEEELAEIADKVKAILDDLDIDGGPLATRSERIRKFLWRLMEKPESSWVARAIAVASFLFVLASSLVMCLATLPELQVQDADGHLAEHPTLDTIETACVCWFTLEYGLRFASAPEKMRFVLSFLNMVDLAAIAPFYIVLALTHLGATAAMDLTDVQRAVQALRVMRVARILKLARHSSGLQTLTYALRRSFAELGLLLTYMGVGIFVFSALGYTMEHSHPETMFRSIPHSFWWAIITMTTVGYGDVYPKTALGRCNAALSFLCGVVAIALPVHPIINNFVVYYNKQKVLETAARHELELMELHGTFGQVGDKHETLRVSRSDSHIAILTDERRVVKKRSVS; encoded by the coding sequence ATGTGGACGTTACCGAAGCCCGGGTACCGCGACGGCGCGGAGAAGCAGATCGCCGTGAACGTGGGCGGCGTGAGGCTCGCGCTGCGCGGCGACATGCTGGACCGCTACCCGGAGAGTCGCCTCGCGGAACTTGCGCGCTGCACAACGCGCAGTTTCGACGCCATCTCCTCTCTGTGCGACGACTACGAGCCGGCAAAGGGGGAGTTTTACTTCGACCGGGACCCGGACTCGTTCAAGTGCATCGTGGAGGTGTATTATTTCGGCGAGGTGCACATGAAGAAGGGCATTTGCCCGATGTGCTTCATGAAGGAAATGGAGTTCTGGAGGATCGACTCGAGCTGCTTGGATGAGTGCTGCAAGAGCAACGTGCGCGAGAAGGAGGAAGAGCTCGCTGAAATAGCTGATAAGGTCAAGGCCATCCTGGATGATCTGGATATAGACGGCGGGCCTTTGGCGACCCGGTCTGAACGCATCCGGAAGTTTCTCTGGAGGCTCATGGAGAAACCGGAGTCGTCTTGGGTGGCACGTGCCATTGCAGTGGCGTCGTTCCTGTTCGTGCTGGCATCGTCGCTGGTGATGTGCCTGGCAACGCTACCAGAGCTGCAGGTGCAAGACGCAGATGGCCACTTAGCCGAACACCCGACTCTGGACACCATTGAGACGGCGTGCGTCTGCTGGTTCACGTTGGAATACGGGCTACGTTTTGCTTCAGCTCCTGAAAAGATGCGTTTCGTCCTGTCCTTCCTCAACATGGTGGACTTGGCTGCGATTGCACCTTTTTACATTGTACTGGCTCTGACCCATCTCGGTGCCACCGCCGCCATGGACCTCACTGACGTCCAGCGGGCCGTGCAGGCGTTACGCGTGATGCGAGTAGCACGCATACTAAAGCTTGCACGTCACTCATCTGGACTTCAGACTCTGACTTACGCACTAAGGCGGAGCTTCGCCGAGCTCGGGCTCTTGCTAACCTACATGGGTGTTGGAATTTTTGTCTTCTCGGCACTTGGATACACCATGGAGCACAGTCACCCGGAGACAATGTTCCGCAGCATCCCACACTCCTTCTGGTGGGCCATCATCACCATGACGACAGTGGGCTACGGTGACGTGTACCCGAAGACAGCGCTGGGGAGGTGCAATGCAGCACTCAGCTTCCTGTGTGGTGTAGTAGCTATTGCGCTGCCAGTGCACCCCATCATCAACAACTTTGTCGTCTACTACAACAAGCAGAAGGTGCTGGAGACTGCAGCCAGACACGAGCTCGAGCTCATGGAGCTGCACGGGACGTTCGGGCAGGTGGGGGACAAACACGAGACACTCAGGGTTTCAAGAAGCGACTCACACATTGCGATTCTGACGGATGAGCGCAGGGTGGTGAAGAAGAGGAGCGTATCATAA